A stretch of Arachis hypogaea cultivar Tifrunner chromosome 15, arahy.Tifrunner.gnm2.J5K5, whole genome shotgun sequence DNA encodes these proteins:
- the LOC112748537 gene encoding CBS domain-containing protein CBSX1, chloroplastic — MDSVAFRLASPPFPSPTRRLPSKPHAPPSFPCFRRLPLLFPRLRHFPPPSAANSTLTANSRRGGYYTVGDFMTKKEELHVVKPTTTVDEALEILVENRITGFPVIDDNWNLVGVVSDYDLLALDSISGGAGHGRKDNSMFPEVDSSWKTFNEVQKLLSKTNGKVIGELMTPAPMVVRETTNLEDAARLLLETKFRRLPVVDAEGRLVGIITRGNVVRAALHFKKANQNKA, encoded by the exons ATGGACTCGGTGGCTTTTAGACTCGCTTCTCCTCCTTTTCCCTCACCCACGCGCCGCCTCCCTTCCAAACCTCACGCGCCACCTTCTTTCCCTTGTTTCCGCCGATTGCCGCTTCTTTTCCCACGGCTTCGCCACTTTCCCCCTCCCTCTGCTGCCAACAGCACCCTCACCGCCAATTCG CGAAGAGGTGGTTATTACACAGTTGGTGACTTCATGACAAAGAAAGAGGAGTTGCATGTGGTAAAGCCCACAACAACTGTGGATGAAG CTCTGGAAATTCTTGTTGAGAATAGGATAACTGGCTTTCCTGTCATTGATGATAATTGGAACTTA GTTGGTGTTGTTTCAGACTATGACTTGTTAGCACTGGACTCAATATCAG GTGGTGCAGGTCATGGGCGAAAAGATAACAGCATGTTTCCTGAAGTTGACAGCTCTTGGAAA ACTTTCAATGAGGTTCAGAAACTGCTGAGTAAGACCAACGGCAAGGTCATCGGCGAATTAATGACCCCTGCACCCATGGTGGTTAGGGAAACAACTAATCTCGAGGATGCTGCTag ATTGTTGCTGGAAACGAAATTTCGACGGCTTCCGGTTGTAGATGCCGAGGGTAGGCTG GTGGGAATTATCACGAGAGGAAATGTTGTTAGAGCCGCACTTCACTTCAAAAAAGCTAACCAAAACAAAGCATGA
- the LOC112748538 gene encoding ethylene-responsive transcription factor ERF011 produces the protein MEGEGGERGTRKRVAESGGGERRYKGIRMRKWGKWVAEIREPNKRSRIWLGSYSTPIAAARAYDTAVFYLRGPSARLNFPELLAGEPPPSLVGACDMSAASIRKKATEVGARVDALQAATLHHHHHLAAPPQELISGRSGDFAERVDLNKIPEPEDCEWEMN, from the coding sequence ATGGAGggtgaaggaggagagagagggaCGAGGAAGAGAGTGGCGGAGAGTGGTGGCGGAGAGAGAAGGTATAAAGGGATAAGGATGAGGAAGTGGGGGAAGTGGGTCGCTGAGATTAGAGAACCAAACAAGCGTTCAAGGATTTGGCTCGGTTCATACTCAACCCCTATCGCCGCCGCAAGAGCCTACGACACCGCCGTCTTCTACCTTCGAGGACCCTCCGCCCGCCTCAACTTCCCCGAGCTTCTCGCCGGAGAACCCCCTCCTTCCCTTGTCGGCGCCTGCGACATGTCCGCCGCTTCCATAAGGAAGAAAGCCACCGAGGTCGGCGCCAGAGTCGATGCCCTCCAGGCCGCCActcttcaccaccaccaccacttagCTGCGCCGCCGCAGGAGCTTATCTCGGGGCGGTCTGGAGATTTTGCGGAGCGGGTTGATTTGAACAAGATACCAGAACCCGAAGATTGTGAATGGGAGATgaattga